One genomic segment of Nerophis lumbriciformis linkage group LG20, RoL_Nlum_v2.1, whole genome shotgun sequence includes these proteins:
- the LOC133619385 gene encoding uncharacterized protein has translation MPSIVTGSLYVQQLIGYPEEVSPQLGGSSTLKQETPQPPCIKKEEEELCITQEGECLLGREKADYTKFPLSILSVKTEDDEEKPQVDNLLAPLSDSEAEDEVEEPLSSDKDCEGDMRTHTDNKHSECSTKKRDVQQLIGNPEEVSPQLGGSSTLKEETPQPPCIKKEEEELCITQEGECLLGREEADYTKFPLSILSVKTEDDEEKPQVDNLLAPLSDSEAEDEVEEPLSSDKDCEGDMRTHTDNKHSECSSKKRGKTCLSCSVCAESFTTKFNLTRHMRTHTGEKPFNCSVCSKSFNQNSLLSRHMRTHTGEKPFNCSVCGKSFSQNSMLTQHMRRHTGEKPFACSACGKSFSRNSSLTQHMRTHTGEKTFNCSVCGNSFSQKSSLTQHMRTHTGEKPFNCSVCGKSFSRNTSLTEHMRTHTGEKPFNCSVCGKSLSVNRYLTEHMRTHTGEKPFSCSVCGKSFSFKGGLIDHMRTHTDEKPYKCSVCGKSFSVKRILTQHMRTHWRKNI, from the exons ATGCCGTCCATTGTGACGGGCAGCCTTt acgtccagcagctgatcggttatccagaagaagtttcccctcagttaggggggagctccactttgaagcaggagactccacaaccaccctgcattaaaaaggaagaggaggaactctgcatcactcaggagggagagtgtcttctaggacgagagaaagctgattacaccaagtttccactgagtattctctctgtgaagactgaagatgatgaagagaaaccacaagtagacaacctcttagctccactatcagatagtgaggctgaagacgaggttgaagaacctttgagcagcgataaagactgtgagggtgatatgaggactcacactgacaacaaacactctgaatgctctacaaagaagagag acgtccagcagctgatcggtaatccagaagaagtttcccctcaattaggggggagctccactttgaaggaggagactccacaaccaccctgcattaaaaaggaagaggaggaactctgcatcactcaggagggagagtgtcttctaggacgagaggaagctgattacaccaagtttccactgagtattctctctgtgaagactgaagatgatgaagagaaaccgcaagtagacaacctcttagctccactatcagatagtgaggctgaagacgaggttgaagaacctttgagcagcgataaagactgtgaaggtgatatgaggactcatactgacaacaaacactctgaatgctcttcaaagaagagaggtaaaacatgtttgagctgctcagtttgtgctgaaagtttCACTACAAAGTTCAATTTGACtcggcacatgagaacacacacaggagaaaaaccatttaattgttcagtttgtagcAAAAGCTTTAATCAAAATAGCTTGTTgagtcgacacatgagaacacacacaggtgaaaaaccatttaattgttcggtttgtggcaaaagtttttctcaaaatagcatGTTGACTCagcacatgagaagacacacaggtgaaaaaccttttgctTGTTCAgcttgtggcaaaagcttttctcgaaatagctctttgactcaacacatgagaacacacacaggagaaaaaacatttaattgttcagtttgtggcaacagcttttctcaaaaaagctctttgactcaacacatgagaacacacacaggagaaaaaccatttaattgttcagtttgtggcaaaagcttttctcgaaatacctctttgactgaacacatgagaacacacacaggtgaaaaaccatttaattgttcagtttgtggcaaaagcttgtCTGTTAACAGatatttgactgaacacatgagaacacacacaggtgaaaaaccatttagctgttcagtttgtggcaaaagcttttcttttAAGGGTGGTTTGATAgatcacatgagaacacacactgatgaaaaaccatataagtgttcagtttgtggcaaaagcttttctgttaagagaatattgactcaacacatgagaacacactggagaaaaaacatttag